In a genomic window of Vanessa tameamea isolate UH-Manoa-2023 chromosome 31, ilVanTame1 primary haplotype, whole genome shotgun sequence:
- the LOC113402762 gene encoding larval cuticle protein LCP-17-like: protein MKFLIISALVACVCADVSHIVKHDESQAKILKQELDVGSEGQYIWSYETDNGIAAREQGALKNIPGAEVPAQVAQGEARWTAPDGQVVQFQYTADENGYNAQGPFIPTSPPIPAEILRSIEYIRAHPPKEN from the exons ATG AAATTCCTCATTATCTCAGCCCTAGTGGCGTGCGTCTGCGCAGACGTATCACACATTGTCAAGCATGACGAGTCGCAGGCCAAGATCCTGAAGCAGGAGCTCGACGTTGGCAGCGAGGGACAATACATCTGGTCTTATGAGACCGACAACGGTATCGCTGCGAGGGAACAGGGCGCTCTCAAGAACATACCCGGA GCTGAGGTACCAGCTCAGGTAGCCCAAGGAGAAGCGAGATGGACCGCTCCCGACGGCCAAGTCGTCCAGTTCCAGTACACAGCTGATGAAAACGGCTACAATGCTCAG GGTCCCTTCATACCCACATCTCCTCCAATCCCAGCGGAGATTCTGCGCTCAATCGAGTACATTCGAGCGCATCCACCCAAGGAGaactaa
- the LOC113393632 gene encoding uncharacterized protein LOC113393632 codes for MWSSLFVLLAFSYVKGDVRLDPLVVYLPTQGLVKGLRTDEDYSLFLGIPYARINEQNPFGVAEPYPYSDAIYEAYEDPPECPQMLASDPIGNLDCLRLNIYVPNKASFRNKLPVIVWLHGGGFSVGYNKQNYFGGKYLVKHDVIVVAPNYRLGVYGFMCLDTPEVPGNQGLKDQLRALRWIRDNIASFGGDVNKITLMGESAGSTSIEAHILSKTEKLFNNVILQSGTLLKPQVISEPDLNAPIKIVEQLGLQTDNNTEALEFLSTADPKLVIAATSKLSMKFTLCLEKEFENVESILVEMPYRTDTPKVNGINVLAGYTNREGLLLNAKSPYDYIENPNYFRETVGSVFKYDEGFDQMVDVVRNFYVSNANLSEDDNANIIDFKGDFFYNNPLQMSLGKLLQNGANSIYQYLFSYDGDLNYIKNEYNISLEGASHGDELGYLFVMSDDRTAPSAEDQMVIDRMTTIWTNFAKYRKPVPYETELLPVTWEPITDGTVPCLNIDSDMTMISRPFNSRLAFWELFYTANEHRLKDLTRNDDIYYYQFLLILYVQSIFPDPITLSDKRHLRSIQSQCDFITQVSKMWATAWVLVLVIGFTQGAIRLDPLVDTQQGLIRGLRADDGDYSMFLGIPYAQVNEDNPFGNANPYPKFDDIFEAYDDSAICPQVEEFGNTIVGDLDCLHLNIYVPNKASSRNKLPVLVWIYGGGFTIGFANRYLYGPKFLIQHDVILVTLNYRLGPYGFMCLDTPDVPGNQGLKDQLLAMRWVKDNIGYFGGDTNKITLMGESAGAAAIEYHLYSNQERLFNQVILQSGSALSPWALVESDSTAPLKIAEHLGFQTDEVSEALAFLKDVDTKLVIAATSELEIKFRACVEKEFDDDEGFLTDHPQNLDVPKVRNIPVLTGYNNNEELVNYADKTVDKYLNVFNDLLEINFNYDDDFAAMEDIIRHFYIGDEEVSDEVKSSITDFSSDYRFTYPVQRSLKKFLENGAKDIFYYVFSYSGGRNFAKNNANVGAEGASHADEIGYLFDLSYDKATPSEDDQRIIDQMTTLWTNFVKYGNPTPDTTELLPFKWIPVTNETYNYLDIDEELTLKRRPFHDRLAFWELFFRANELKLKYRNEN; via the exons aTGTGGAGCAGCCTGTTCGTTCTCTTGGCGTTTAGTTACGTCAAAGGCGATGTTCGATTGGATCCCTTGGTGGTCTACCTGCCTACCCAGGGTCTAGTCAAAGGTCTGAGGACTGACGAAGACTATTCTCTATTTCTGGGTATACCTTACGCCAGGATCAATGAACAGAATCCATTTGGG GTCGCTGAACCTTACCCGTACTCCGATGCAATATACGAAGCGTATGAAGATCCACCGGAATGCCCTCAAATGCTGGCCAGCGATCCCATCGGAAACCTAGATTGCTTACGTCTCAACATCTACGTACCAAACAAAGCcagttttagaaataaattaccCGTAATCGTGTGGCTTCACGGCGGTGGATTCAGCGTAGGCTACAACAAGCAAAACTATTTCGGGGGTAAATATTTAGTCAAACATGACGTCATAGTCGTAGCCCCAAACTACAGACTTGGCGTATATGGTTTCATGTGCCTCGATACTCCAGAAGTACCAGGCAATCAAGGTCTCAAAGACCAGCTAAGAGCTTTACGATGGATCAGAGATAACATCGCATCGTTCGGTGGCGACGTTAACAAAATAACCCTAATGGGTGAAAGCGCTGGAAGCACTTCAATTGAAGCTCACATCCTATCCAAAACAGAAAAACTATTCAACAATGTTATCCTACAAAGCGGGACACTGTTAAAACCTCAAGTTATTTCAGAGCCCGACTTGAATGCTCCGATTAAAATCGTCGAACAATTAGGTTTGCAAACTGACAACAACACCGAAGCTTTAGAGTTCCTATCGACGGCAGATCCTAAATTGGTAATCGCTGCGACGTCAAAGTTATCAATGAAATTTACTTTATGTTTAGAGAAGGAATTCGAAAATGTCGAGAGCATATTGGTCGAAATGCCTTACAGAACAGACACGCCGAAAGTGAACGGTATAAACGTACTCGCTGGATACACAAACCGCGAAGGTTTATTATTGAACGCGAAGAGCCCTTACGATTACATTGAAAATCCAAATTATTTCCGCGAAACAGTCGGATCGGTCTTCAAATATGACGAGGGTTTCGATCAAATGGTTGACGTCGTCCGCAATTTTTACGTATCCAATGCAAATCTGAGCGAAGATGACAACGCCAATATAATAGATTTCAAGGGCGATTTCTTTTACAATAACCCTTTACAGATGAGTTTGGGAAAACTTTTGCAAAATGGCGCTAatagtatatatcaatatttgttttcatatgATGGagatttgaattatataaagaatGAATATAACATAAGTTTGGAAGGCGCTTCGCATGGTGACGAACTCGGATACTTGTTTGTTATGAGTGATGATAGAACTGCTCCATCAGCCGAAGATCAAATGGTCATTGATCGTATGACGACAATTTGGACGAACTTCGCTAAATACAG AAAACCAGTACCATACGAAACGGAACTGCTACCTGTGACATGGGAACCGATCACAGATGGAACTGTGCCCTGCTTGAACATAGACTCAGATATGACGATGATATCGAGACCTTTCAACAGCAGACTCGCATTCTGGGAGCTCTTCTACACAGCGAACGAGCACAGACTCAAGGACTTGACGAGAAACGACGACATTTATTACTA TCAATTCTTACTAATATTGTACGTACAA TCTATCTTTCCAGATCCGATAACCTTATCTGATAAACGCCATCTAAGATCTATTCAAAGTCAATGTGATTTCATTACACAAGTTTCGAAGATGTGGGCAACAGCTTGGGTTCTGGTGCTGGTGATTGGGTTCACGCAAGGTGCCATCAGATTGGATCCCCTGGTAGACACGCAGCAGGGTCTGATTAGAGGTCTCAGGGCTGATGATGGCGACTACTCCATGTTTTTGGGCATACCATATGCTCAGGTCAACGAGGACAATCCTTTTGGg AACGCGAACCCTTACCCCAAATTCGACGACATCTTCGAAGCTTACGATGATTCGGCGATATGTCCACAAGTCGAAGAGTTCGGTAACACTATCGTCGGAGATCTGGACtgtttgcatttaaatatatacgtgCCAAATAAAGCCAGTAGCAGGAACAAGCTGCCAGTCCTGGTCTGGATATACGGCGGGGGCTTCACCATTGGCTTTGCGAACAGATACCTATACGGTCCAAAGTTTCTCATCCAACATGACGTAATCCTTGTCACCCTTAATTACAGATTAGGGCCATACGGTTTCATGTGTTTAGACACACCAGACGTTCCCGGAAACCAAGGTCTTAAAGACCAACTCTTGGCCATGCGTTGGGTGAAAGATAACATTGGCTATTTTGGGGGCGATACCAATAAGATTACCTTGATGGGCGAAAGCGCGGGGGCCGCGGCTATTGAATACCACTTATACTCTAACCAGGAGAGGTTGTTCAACCAGGTAATCTTGCAAAGTGGTTCAGCACTGTCTCCTTGGGCTTTAGTAGAATCGGATTCAACTGCTCCTCTTAAAATCGCTGAACATTTAGGTTTTCAAACAGACGAAGTATCTGAAGCATTAGCATTCCTTAAAGATGTTGATACGAAATTGGTTATCGCAGCCACTTCCGAATTGGAAATAAAGTTCCGTGCTTGCGTTGAAAAAGAATTCGATGACGACGAAGGTTTCCTAACTGATCACCCACAGAACCTGGACGTACCTAAAGTGAGAAACATACCAGTTCTAACCGGTTACAATAATAACGAGGAACTTGTTAATTACGCTGACAAAACTGTCGATAAATACTTGAACGTCTTCAACGATCTATTGGAGATCAACTTCAATTACGATGACGATTTCGCCGCGATGGAAGACATCATTCGACACTTTTACATCGGTGATGAGGAGGTGAGCGACGAAGTAAAGAGCAGCATCACTGATTTCAGTTCCGACTACCGTTTCACGTATCCCGTTCAGAGGAGTTTGAAGAAGTTCCTCGAGAATGGTGCCAAGGATATCTTCTATTATGTCTTCTCATACAGTGGAGGAAGGAACTTTGCGAAGAATAATGCAAATGTCGGTGCTGAGGGTGCATCGCATGCTGACGAAATCGGTTACCTTTTCGATCTGTCCTACGACAAAGCAACGCCCTCGGAAGACGATCAGAGGATCATTGACCAGATGACCACGCTTTGGACAAATTTTGTCAAATACGG AAATCCAACACCAGACACCACAGAGCTCCTCCCGTTCAAATGGATTCCGGTAACAAACGAAACATACAACTATCTGGACATCGACGAGGAATTGACGCTGAAGAGGAGACCTTTCCACGACAGATTGGCTTTCTGGGAACTGTTCTTCAGGGCCAATGAACTGAAGCTCAAATATCGAAATGAAAATTGA